The Ciconia boyciana chromosome 2, ASM3463844v1, whole genome shotgun sequence genome has a segment encoding these proteins:
- the FERD3L gene encoding fer3-like protein, with translation MSASLFPAHQRPGLLDELHGRAPQVPCPEGLLGASVLDFVADLSLGTPQGPPRAGPSLGLCEVTSGPPFGDRALSLREGMARGLPLAAFGDGDPEDDEEEEEEERMRSASLLDRPRRKRVITYAQRQAANIRERKRMFNLNEAFDQLRKKVPTFAYEKRLSRIETLRLAIVYISFMTELLDGCSRQEAS, from the coding sequence ATGTCAGCCAGCCTCTTCCCAGCCCACCAGCGCCCGGGGCTGCTGGATGAGCTGCACGGCAGAGCCCCGCAAGTGCCCTGCCCAGAGGGCTTGCTGGGCGCCTCGGTGCTGGATTTCGTGGCCGACCTCTCCCTGGGcaccccccagggccccccccgggccggcccGAGCCTGGGGCTCTGCGAGGTCACCTCCGGGCCTCCCTTCGGGGACAGAGCCCTGTCGCTCCGGGAGGGGATGGCCCGGGGGCTGCCGCTGGCTGCCTTCGGAGATGGAGATCCCGAAGACgacgaggaagaggaggaagaggagaggatgCGGAGCGCTTCCCTCCTGGACAGACCCAGGAGAAAGCGGGTTATCACCTACGCCCAGCGCCAGGCTGCCAACATAcgggagaggaagaggatgtTCAACCTCAACGAGGCGTTTGATCAGCTGAGGAAGAAGGTGCCCACCTTCGCCTACGAGAAGAGGCTCTCCCGAATAGAGACATTGCGCCTGGCCATCGTGTACATCTCCTTCATGACTGAGCTCCTGGAcggctgcagcaggcaggaggcgAGCTAG
- the TWIST1 gene encoding twist-related protein 1, producing the protein MMQQDESNSPVSPADDSLSNSEEEPDRQQLPSNKRGGRKRRSSRRNAGGAVGAADEPCSPAQGKRGKKCGAGGGGGSSSGGGSPQSYEELQTQRVMANVRERQRTQSLNEAFAALRKIIPTLPSDKLSKIQTLKLAARYIDFLYQVLQSDELDSKMASCSYVAHERLSYAFSVWRMEGAWSMSASH; encoded by the coding sequence ATGATGCAGCAGGACGAGTCAAACTCGCCAGTCTCCCCCGCCGACGACAGCTTGAGCAACAGCGAAGAGGAGCCGGAccggcagcagctgcccagcaaCAAGAGAGGGGGGCGCAAGCGGCGCTCCAGCCGCCGCAACGCCGGCGGCGCCGTCGGGGCCGCGGACGAGCCCTGCAGCCCGGCCCAAGGCAAGCGGGGCAAGAAgtgcggggcgggcgggggcggcggcagcagcagcggcggcggcagcccccaGTCCTACGAGGAGCTGCAGACCCAGCGGGTCATGGCCAACGTGCGGGAGCGGCAGCGCACGCAGTCGCTGAACGAAGCCTTCGCCGCCCTGCGGAAGATCATCCCCACGCTGCCCTCGGACAAGCTGAGCAAGATCCAGACCCTCAAGCTGGCGGCCAGGTACATCGACTTCCTCTACCAGGTCTTACAGAGCGACGAGCTGGACTCCAAGATGGCAAGCTGCAGCTATGTGGCCCACGAGCGGCTCAGCTACGCCTTCTCGGTGTGGAGAATGGAGGGCGCCTGGTCCATGTCCGCATCCCACTAG